A region of Nitrospinota bacterium DNA encodes the following proteins:
- a CDS encoding tetratricopeptide repeat protein → MVNKLLAVIAAVVITSGSVAESRESAVQKGLRFYNEGKYAEALKAFHISKPRELDRRAYLAWGLSAYRMGKFESAAMKLEKAAGMGKPDGDTWALTAECHLKSGNPGKALQAVRKTAPLKVSSRGEVDLLWGSIAEASGAYGEAAQKYRSALGENPDKEFDIRAGLGRVLAGLGDYSGSIENFTRAAKLKPGDAEAFSGLGYAYLKSGMLAQAEESLLTAASLAPGLAPVWYNLACAQSKQGKVENACASLSKAFETGFNDVNGALSDDDLAGLRGKECFLKLTRRIPVK, encoded by the coding sequence ATGGTCAATAAATTATTGGCGGTCATCGCCGCGGTTGTCATTACATCCGGCTCCGTGGCGGAGAGCCGAGAAAGCGCCGTTCAAAAAGGGTTGAGGTTTTATAACGAGGGGAAATACGCCGAGGCGCTGAAAGCTTTTCATATATCCAAACCCCGGGAGCTGGACCGGAGGGCTTATCTTGCCTGGGGACTGAGCGCGTACAGGATGGGGAAATTCGAATCCGCCGCTATGAAACTGGAAAAAGCGGCTGGGATGGGCAAACCGGATGGGGACACCTGGGCGCTGACGGCGGAATGCCACTTGAAATCCGGAAATCCCGGCAAAGCGTTGCAGGCTGTAAGGAAAACCGCTCCCTTAAAAGTCTCCAGCCGTGGCGAGGTGGACTTGTTGTGGGGCTCCATTGCTGAAGCCAGCGGAGCTTATGGCGAAGCGGCGCAAAAATACCGCTCGGCCCTCGGCGAGAATCCGGATAAGGAATTTGATATCCGCGCCGGATTAGGCAGGGTTTTGGCCGGGCTTGGCGATTACTCCGGCTCCATTGAAAACTTCACCAGGGCGGCAAAGCTGAAACCCGGCGACGCTGAGGCGTTTTCCGGTTTGGGATACGCGTATTTAAAATCGGGAATGCTGGCGCAGGCGGAGGAAAGTCTTTTAACAGCCGCCAGCCTTGCGCCAGGTTTGGCCCCGGTGTGGTACAACCTGGCCTGCGCCCAATCGAAACAGGGCAAGGTGGAGAATGCCTGCGCGTCCCTGTCGAAGGCGTTTGAGACCGGTTTTAACGACGTTAACGGCGCCCTGTCCGACGATGATCTGGCCGGGTTGAGGGGAAAAGAATGTTTCTTGAAACTCACCCGGCGCATCCCGGTAAAATGA
- a CDS encoding prepilin-type N-terminal cleavage/methylation domain-containing protein has protein sequence MFATKKGFTLVELLVTVSIIAVLMVIVIPELQRYRQRFYDTTALSDLNQFTKAVANTDTPAFFINWITTPGTHPNFPEVKISNEVNILDVSIDTGLGWVWYAWGCHLKGETGYFLYIPYGTDPWGGWMVPNQIQESPAYRWLCP, from the coding sequence ATGTTCGCCACAAAAAAAGGATTCACCCTTGTGGAGCTATTGGTGACTGTTTCCATCATCGCTGTCCTGATGGTGATAGTCATCCCGGAGCTTCAGAGGTACCGCCAGCGGTTTTACGACACAACCGCGCTTTCGGACCTGAACCAGTTCACAAAGGCTGTGGCCAATACGGATACCCCTGCTTTTTTCATTAACTGGATCACCACACCGGGAACGCATCCCAACTTTCCCGAAGTGAAGATTAGCAACGAGGTCAATATTCTAGACGTCTCAATAGACACCGGTTTAGGGTGGGTATGGTACGCGTGGGGGTGCCATTTAAAAGGCGAAACCGGATATTTCCTTTATATCCCATATGGAACCGACCCGTGGGGCGGCTGGATGGTACCAAACCAGATTCAGGAGAGTCCGGCATATCGCTGGCTTTGCCCATGA
- a CDS encoding M48 family metalloprotease has translation MNAQKPWRLPVLIAILAAMALVVGTARYGLALFEGSDEEAIGREADKDIIRSYGYYEDPALQEYVTRVGNKVLTKIREPEFEYHFKVVDQEMINAFALPGGYIYVTRGLLATLNSEAALAGVIGHEVGHVIGHHAVRQMKKQIGSALLTLGGLALSEEIRANAGAWLTVSTSLSQQVLLGYGREFEMESDQVGMITAYEAGYDPTGIVKFLESLRVIERKGGHSYHGFAATHPDTVSRIIEAEGKSELLKARDGQTNDFRDRYLDAIEGLRYGKPAWRGQTNPPWVVHIHTVKEGETFLSIAKEVSGDEGMAMETAMLNGMEPGDALAPGTRIKTLLKAKTTNKILRIEEEPKK, from the coding sequence ATGAACGCTCAAAAGCCTTGGCGTCTGCCGGTTTTAATCGCCATTCTGGCGGCGATGGCGCTTGTCGTTGGCACGGCCCGGTATGGGCTGGCCCTGTTTGAAGGATCCGACGAGGAGGCCATAGGCCGCGAGGCGGACAAGGACATCATCCGCTCCTACGGCTATTATGAAGACCCGGCCTTGCAGGAATACGTTACCCGGGTCGGGAACAAGGTACTCACCAAAATCCGCGAGCCGGAATTCGAGTATCACTTCAAAGTCGTTGATCAAGAGATGATAAACGCTTTCGCTCTGCCCGGCGGATATATTTATGTGACCCGTGGGCTTCTGGCCACGCTAAACTCCGAGGCGGCATTGGCGGGCGTGATAGGGCACGAGGTTGGCCATGTGATAGGCCACCACGCCGTGCGGCAGATGAAAAAACAGATAGGCTCGGCCCTGCTCACCCTGGGCGGCCTGGCATTGAGCGAGGAAATCCGCGCGAACGCCGGCGCGTGGCTTACCGTAAGCACATCCCTTTCCCAACAGGTCCTTCTAGGGTATGGCCGGGAGTTTGAGATGGAGAGCGACCAGGTGGGGATGATCACCGCGTACGAGGCGGGGTATGACCCCACAGGGATAGTGAAGTTCCTGGAGTCGCTGAGGGTCATAGAGCGGAAGGGGGGGCACAGTTATCACGGGTTCGCCGCAACCCATCCGGACACCGTGAGCAGGATCATAGAAGCCGAAGGCAAAAGCGAACTGTTGAAAGCCCGCGACGGGCAGACAAACGATTTCCGCGACAGGTATCTGGACGCCATTGAGGGGTTGAGGTACGGCAAACCCGCCTGGCGTGGGCAAACCAACCCGCCTTGGGTGGTGCACATCCACACGGTTAAAGAAGGGGAGACTTTCCTCTCCATAGCCAAAGAGGTCAGTGGAGACGAGGGGATGGCCATGGAAACAGCCATGTTGAACGGCATGGAGCCGGGGGATGCGCTGGCCCCGGGAACCAGGATAAAAACCCTGCTGAAGGCAAAAACAACGAACAAGATATTGCGTATTGAAGAGGAGCCTAAAAAATGA
- a CDS encoding carbon-nitrogen hydrolase yields the protein MSMSTDPAENMLKAVSLIESAANAGASVICLPELFLTPYFCQREDAALFNHAEPIPGPATDTLCKAAARTGAVIVASLFEKRAKGLYHNTTAVIGPDGKLMGIYRKNHIPDDPSYYEKYYFTPGDLGFKTFDTSFGKLGVLICWDQWYPEAARLTALLGAEVIFYPTAIGWHPAEREQFGAAQKDAWRTVQRGHAIANGVYVAAVNRVGREITKEGGDGIQFWGGSFISDPFGVVTAEASADREEILITEVDPAKIEETRRNWPFLRDRRIDLYGGITSRYSD from the coding sequence ATGAGCATGTCCACTGATCCGGCGGAGAACATGTTGAAGGCCGTTTCTCTCATAGAGTCGGCGGCCAACGCTGGCGCCAGCGTTATTTGCCTGCCGGAGCTGTTCTTGACGCCATATTTCTGCCAGCGGGAGGACGCGGCGCTGTTCAACCACGCCGAGCCAATCCCCGGCCCGGCTACGGATACGCTGTGCAAAGCCGCGGCCAGGACCGGAGCCGTGATAGTAGCCTCGCTTTTCGAGAAACGGGCCAAGGGGCTTTACCATAACACCACGGCGGTCATCGGCCCCGATGGAAAGCTTATGGGGATTTACAGGAAAAACCACATTCCCGACGACCCGTCCTATTACGAGAAATATTATTTCACCCCCGGCGACCTGGGTTTCAAAACCTTCGACACATCTTTCGGTAAGCTTGGCGTCCTCATCTGCTGGGACCAGTGGTATCCCGAGGCGGCGCGGCTGACGGCGCTTTTGGGGGCGGAGGTCATCTTTTACCCCACGGCCATAGGCTGGCATCCGGCGGAGCGTGAACAGTTCGGCGCGGCGCAGAAAGACGCGTGGAGAACCGTCCAGCGGGGCCACGCCATAGCCAACGGGGTGTATGTGGCGGCGGTGAACCGGGTTGGGCGCGAAATCACCAAAGAAGGGGGCGACGGCATCCAGTTCTGGGGCGGCAGTTTTATAAGCGACCCATTCGGCGTGGTGACCGCCGAAGCCTCCGCCGACCGGGAGGAGATATTGATAACCGAGGTGGATCCGGCGAAGATCGAGGAGACCCGCCGCAACTGGCCGTTCCTGCGCGACCGCCGCATAGACCTGTACGGCGGAATAACAAGCCGCTATTCCGACTGA
- a CDS encoding agmatine deiminase family protein produces the protein MPAEWEGHDATWICWPQNGEDWPGKLNTVQWVFAEMVKKLTLGETVRIIVGSVDKSKSVRRILAKSRVDLTRVEFFIIPTDRGWTRDMGPIFIKNAAGEKAIVNFKFNAWAKYPNWRLDNKVAGIVARKLKTPIVEAVVNGAPFTLEGGAIDVNGKGTLITTVECLLDDKVQTRNPGLGRKETEQALAGYLGAKNVIWLNKGIAGDDTHGHVDDLCRFVNANTVVLCAEDNPAEDNYRPLNENREILQGARLEDGSKPEVVLLPMPAPLVFDGLRLPASYANFYIGDAVVIVPTFNDVKDRVALGILSELFPGRQVIGIHAVDLVWGLGTLHCLTQQEPKGI, from the coding sequence ATGCCCGCCGAGTGGGAAGGGCATGACGCCACATGGATATGCTGGCCCCAGAACGGGGAAGACTGGCCGGGCAAGCTGAACACCGTCCAGTGGGTGTTCGCCGAGATGGTCAAAAAACTCACCCTGGGCGAAACCGTCCGCATCATTGTTGGAAGCGTCGACAAATCCAAAAGCGTCCGGCGGATATTGGCCAAGTCCCGCGTGGACTTGACCCGGGTGGAGTTTTTCATCATACCCACCGACCGGGGCTGGACCCGCGACATGGGCCCCATATTCATTAAGAACGCCGCCGGGGAAAAGGCCATCGTAAATTTCAAATTCAACGCCTGGGCCAAGTACCCCAACTGGAGGCTGGATAACAAAGTGGCGGGCATAGTGGCGAGGAAGCTGAAAACGCCGATAGTGGAAGCGGTGGTAAATGGCGCGCCTTTCACGCTGGAAGGCGGGGCCATAGATGTGAACGGCAAAGGAACGCTAATCACCACCGTGGAATGTCTGCTGGACGATAAGGTTCAAACGCGAAACCCGGGATTGGGCAGGAAAGAGACCGAACAGGCGCTTGCCGGTTATCTGGGCGCTAAAAATGTTATATGGCTCAACAAGGGTATTGCCGGGGATGACACCCACGGCCATGTGGACGACCTTTGCCGGTTCGTTAACGCCAATACCGTGGTCTTATGCGCCGAGGATAATCCCGCCGAAGATAATTACCGCCCGCTGAACGAAAACCGCGAGATATTGCAAGGCGCAAGGCTGGAGGACGGCTCCAAACCGGAAGTTGTGTTATTGCCCATGCCGGCGCCATTGGTTTTCGACGGGTTGCGCCTTCCGGCCTCTTACGCCAACTTTTACATCGGCGACGCGGTGGTGATAGTCCCCACCTTCAACGACGTAAAAGACCGGGTGGCGCTGGGGATATTGTCCGAACTGTTTCCGGGGCGGCAAGTTATAGGCATCCACGCAGTGGATCTGGTGTGGGGGCTGGGCACGTTGCATTGCTTGACCCAGCAGGAGCCTAAAGGCATTTAA
- a CDS encoding sulfite exporter TauE/SafE family protein — MSEYWLLPLIAFASAFTQGSAGFGHALIAIPLFAMLIDVKTAIPLSLLNGILINLTLMFRWHERLDFKKSRPLFTGAVFGIPIGVYFLKSLDPSMIKMGLGSFLIAFAIFSLMVAEIKLRMGARLAYLFGFFSGILGGAFGLNGPISVFFVTTQPWEIDQKKGVLVTYFVVSNIMVITFYALSGLATLAALKWFAICAPFLVAGSLSGSATSDNVHKDTVKRFMYFLIIVMGGMMFAR, encoded by the coding sequence GTGAGCGAATATTGGCTGTTACCGCTGATAGCGTTCGCCTCGGCGTTCACCCAGGGTTCCGCCGGGTTCGGTCACGCCCTTATCGCCATTCCGCTGTTCGCCATGCTGATAGACGTGAAAACAGCCATTCCGCTATCCCTGTTGAATGGTATCCTTATAAACCTTACCCTCATGTTCCGGTGGCATGAGCGGCTGGATTTTAAAAAGTCCCGCCCGCTGTTCACCGGCGCCGTTTTCGGCATACCCATAGGGGTCTATTTCCTTAAATCACTGGACCCCTCGATGATAAAAATGGGCCTTGGCTCATTTCTCATAGCCTTTGCAATATTTTCACTGATGGTGGCGGAAATCAAATTGCGAATGGGGGCCAGGCTCGCGTACTTGTTCGGTTTCTTCTCGGGTATCCTGGGCGGCGCATTTGGGTTAAACGGCCCCATATCGGTTTTTTTCGTCACGACCCAGCCCTGGGAGATAGATCAAAAAAAAGGGGTGTTAGTCACCTATTTTGTGGTGAGCAACATCATGGTCATCACGTTCTACGCTCTTTCCGGTCTGGCCACGCTTGCGGCCTTAAAATGGTTCGCCATCTGCGCGCCGTTTCTTGTGGCCGGTTCCCTGTCAGGCTCGGCCACCAGCGATAATGTCCATAAAGACACGGTAAAGAGGTTTATGTACTTCCTGATAATAGTCATGGGCGGAATGATGTTTGCCAGATGA
- a CDS encoding tryptophan synthase subunit alpha — MSRIESTFAKLKAEKRRALVIFLTAGDPDIETTVRLVLAAKKAGADIVELGVPFSDPLADGPVIQESFHRAIKRGASLTKVLAAVKKIREQTDVPLVFMLASTLIINHGVNKFMRQCAEAGVDGIIIPDAPLEEIDEFAPSAKDHGLDIIMLAAPTSPSQRLKQIAARSSGFVYYISVAGVTGNKLASATEAGKGIKALKKTTRLPVCAGFGVTGPEQARQMSAVADGVIIGSQAVRVINSAGSPEQAVRELSKFVSSVRRAMDKK; from the coding sequence ATGAGCAGGATAGAGTCCACATTCGCGAAGCTTAAGGCGGAAAAACGCCGTGCGCTGGTGATATTCCTCACCGCCGGAGATCCGGACATCGAGACCACGGTAAGGCTGGTTCTGGCCGCTAAAAAGGCCGGGGCGGACATCGTGGAGCTTGGCGTGCCATTCTCGGATCCGCTGGCGGACGGGCCCGTAATCCAGGAGTCTTTCCACCGGGCCATCAAGCGAGGAGCCAGCCTCACGAAAGTTCTGGCGGCGGTTAAAAAGATCCGTGAGCAAACGGACGTTCCGCTGGTGTTCATGCTGGCCTCCACGCTGATCATTAACCACGGGGTTAACAAGTTCATGCGCCAATGCGCCGAAGCTGGCGTGGATGGGATAATAATCCCCGATGCGCCGCTGGAGGAGATAGACGAGTTCGCCCCTTCGGCCAAAGATCATGGGCTGGACATCATAATGCTGGCCGCGCCCACGTCCCCATCGCAAAGGTTAAAGCAGATAGCGGCCCGTTCTTCCGGGTTTGTTTATTACATAAGCGTGGCGGGCGTCACCGGCAACAAGCTGGCATCCGCCACGGAAGCTGGCAAGGGGATAAAAGCCCTCAAGAAAACCACGCGCCTTCCGGTATGCGCCGGATTCGGCGTTACCGGGCCGGAGCAGGCCCGCCAGATGTCCGCCGTTGCGGACGGCGTCATTATCGGCTCACAGGCGGTAAGGGTCATCAACTCCGCCGGGTCGCCGGAGCAGGCTGTTCGGGAGCTATCAAAGTTCGTTTCCTCCGTGCGCCGCGCCATGGATAAAAAATAG
- the trpB gene encoding tryptophan synthase subunit beta, with protein MTIPDTNGHFGQFGGRYVIETLMPALLRLEAEFDKALKDSKFLRKLERYRSTYIGRPTPLYFAEKLTKRLGGARVYLKREDLAHTGSHKINNTIGQGLLALRMKKKRIIAETGAGQHGVATATAAALFGLKCDVYMGSKDMERQKINVFRMKLLGADVIPVDVGTKTLKEASSEAIRDWIATSDHTNLVIGSVIGPHPFPKIVREFQSVIGHETRFQIMVKEGRLPDKIIACVGGGSNSMGIFHPFAHDDEVELIGVEAGGLGISTGKHGAPLAKGKVGVLHGSKSYVMLDKDGQVMETHSLSAGLDYPGVGPEHAYFKDMGIAQYVNVTDDEALNAFELLSKEEGIMPAFESAHAIAHVMKMAPKLSRNKVIVVCLSGRGDKDVEVAQRLLGSRGKKGAK; from the coding sequence ATGACCATACCCGATACAAACGGCCATTTCGGGCAATTCGGCGGCAGGTACGTTATTGAAACCCTGATGCCCGCCCTTTTGCGGCTGGAGGCCGAGTTTGACAAGGCCCTGAAGGACTCGAAGTTTTTAAGGAAGCTGGAGCGGTACCGCTCCACATACATAGGCAGGCCCACGCCCCTTTATTTCGCCGAGAAACTCACGAAACGGCTGGGCGGGGCCAGGGTTTATCTAAAGAGGGAAGACCTGGCCCATACAGGCTCCCACAAGATAAACAACACCATCGGCCAGGGCCTTCTGGCCCTGCGGATGAAGAAGAAAAGGATCATCGCCGAGACCGGCGCGGGCCAGCATGGGGTGGCAACGGCCACTGCGGCGGCGCTTTTTGGATTGAAGTGCGACGTGTACATGGGCTCCAAGGACATGGAGCGGCAGAAGATAAACGTGTTCCGCATGAAGCTTCTGGGGGCCGACGTTATCCCCGTTGATGTGGGCACGAAGACCCTCAAGGAAGCATCCAGCGAAGCCATCCGCGACTGGATAGCCACCAGCGACCATACGAACCTGGTAATCGGTTCGGTGATAGGCCCGCATCCGTTCCCGAAAATTGTGAGGGAGTTCCAAAGCGTTATCGGGCACGAGACCCGGTTCCAGATAATGGTGAAAGAAGGGCGCCTGCCGGACAAGATAATCGCCTGCGTGGGGGGCGGCAGTAACTCCATGGGCATATTCCATCCGTTCGCTCACGATGACGAGGTGGAGCTTATCGGCGTGGAAGCGGGCGGGCTTGGCATTTCCACAGGAAAACATGGGGCGCCGCTGGCCAAGGGAAAAGTGGGCGTCCTGCACGGCTCCAAGAGCTACGTTATGCTGGACAAAGACGGGCAGGTGATGGAGACTCATTCGCTTTCCGCGGGGCTGGACTATCCAGGCGTGGGCCCGGAGCACGCCTATTTTAAAGATATGGGGATCGCCCAATACGTAAATGTCACCGATGACGAGGCGCTGAATGCTTTCGAGCTTCTTTCGAAAGAAGAAGGCATCATGCCCGCTTTCGAGTCGGCCCACGCCATAGCTCATGTCATGAAAATGGCGCCAAAATTGAGCAGGAACAAGGTAATAGTCGTCTGCCTTTCCGGGCGCGGCGACAAGGACGTGGAGGTGGCCCAGCGTCTGCTCGGCTCCCGCGGGAAGAAGGGGGCGAAGTAA
- the hflX gene encoding GTPase HflX, translated as MAPPELILTLSRISRELGRQVGLVMDRRGKVEYVIAGDQSQIVIPSLSRLRSGTGRLRGFRVIHTHLKDEPLSKEDLTDLAMLRLDLIMAVAVAPDGDPQNLYSAHLNPDPDAPEPWITLPSTRYPDTGVRFADIIKSLEEDFARRDTRKEEKGSLRALLVHISSLPKADAEERLYELSELARTEQIIPVDRVIYRGSPNPQNLLGSGRVKDVIIRSMALNADMILFDQELTPAQARFIGNITDMPTLDRTQLIHRIFARRAHSTDGKLRVELARLKYSLPRVGLKDDALSRIRGGIGMKGPGETSMEITRRRLRERINRAETALKKLGHGREQRRSLRKRSGVPQIAVIGYTNAGKSTLLNALTKSSVLVEDKLFATLDPTSRRIRFPKNMDVVISDTVGFIRDLPDELLDAFRSTLEELKDADILIHLVDISAPDFEKQIRAVEEVLERIGLDKIPRKTVFNKVDRVDTGTVMDLTQRFDAIPISAAGRRGLNRLTEELVKEIVKGAGEAPELKKPEDGF; from the coding sequence GTGGCGCCGCCGGAGCTTATCCTCACCTTAAGCAGGATATCCCGCGAACTGGGCAGGCAGGTGGGGCTGGTGATGGACCGGCGCGGCAAGGTGGAATATGTCATAGCCGGGGATCAAAGCCAGATAGTGATCCCATCGCTGAGCAGGTTGCGTTCCGGCACGGGAAGGTTGAGGGGTTTTCGTGTCATCCATACCCATTTGAAAGACGAGCCGCTCTCCAAGGAAGACCTGACGGACCTGGCCATGTTGCGGCTGGACTTGATAATGGCCGTGGCCGTGGCGCCCGACGGCGACCCGCAAAACCTGTATTCCGCCCATCTGAACCCGGATCCTGACGCGCCGGAACCCTGGATAACCCTGCCTTCCACGCGATATCCCGATACCGGGGTGAGGTTCGCCGACATCATAAAGTCGCTGGAGGAGGATTTCGCCCGGCGGGACACGCGCAAAGAAGAAAAAGGTTCATTGCGGGCCCTGCTGGTGCACATATCCAGCCTGCCCAAAGCCGACGCTGAGGAGCGCCTGTACGAACTTTCAGAACTGGCCCGCACGGAGCAGATTATCCCGGTGGACAGGGTGATCTATCGAGGTTCTCCCAACCCCCAGAATCTCCTTGGCTCCGGCAGGGTGAAAGACGTTATCATCCGCTCCATGGCGCTCAACGCCGACATGATACTTTTCGACCAGGAGCTTACCCCCGCGCAGGCGCGGTTTATAGGAAATATCACGGATATGCCGACCTTGGACCGCACCCAGCTTATCCATCGCATCTTCGCCCGAAGGGCCCATTCCACCGATGGCAAGTTAAGGGTGGAACTGGCCCGCCTGAAATATTCCCTGCCCAGGGTGGGGTTGAAAGACGACGCCCTCTCCCGCATCCGGGGCGGCATAGGCATGAAAGGCCCCGGTGAAACATCCATGGAGATCACCCGCCGCCGGTTGAGGGAGAGGATAAACCGGGCCGAGACGGCTCTGAAAAAACTCGGGCACGGCAGGGAGCAGAGGCGTAGCCTGAGAAAGCGCTCCGGCGTGCCGCAGATAGCGGTGATAGGCTACACCAACGCCGGTAAATCCACCCTGCTCAACGCTCTCACAAAAAGCTCGGTGCTGGTGGAGGACAAGCTGTTCGCCACGCTGGACCCCACCTCGCGCCGCATCCGGTTCCCGAAGAATATGGACGTGGTCATATCCGACACTGTTGGCTTCATCCGCGACCTGCCCGACGAGTTGCTGGACGCGTTCCGCTCCACCCTTGAAGAGTTGAAAGACGCGGATATCCTTATCCATCTGGTGGACATCTCCGCCCCGGATTTTGAGAAACAGATCCGCGCGGTGGAAGAAGTGCTTGAACGTATAGGGCTGGACAAGATACCCAGAAAAACAGTGTTCAATAAGGTGGACAGGGTGGATACCGGGACCGTGATGGATTTAACCCAACGGTTCGACGCCATACCCATCAGCGCCGCCGGGCGGCGGGGGCTTAACCGGCTTACTGAAGAACTGGTGAAAGAGATAGTCAAGGGCGCGGGCGAAGCGCCGGAGTTAAAAAAGCCGGAAGATGGATTCTAA
- a CDS encoding LptE family protein — translation MRRSKYNTVGGALCVLALALVAGCGYALVGKGSALPQDVRSVSIPLFENKTGEPELDSIVTRAVKDEFIRDGRLKVDDSGAADTLLVGSIESYSLQPVAYSSDNVATEYIVSLDIQITHRYARREKTLTKQRVAITWRYVSQSAIAAAESQRLAATEDAAKRAAETLVSVVVEAF, via the coding sequence GTGAGACGCTCAAAATATAATACGGTGGGCGGGGCGCTGTGCGTTTTAGCGCTGGCGCTTGTGGCCGGTTGCGGATACGCGCTGGTGGGTAAGGGAAGCGCCTTACCGCAGGATGTGCGAAGCGTGTCCATCCCCCTGTTCGAAAACAAGACCGGCGAGCCGGAGCTGGACTCCATCGTTACCCGCGCCGTGAAAGACGAGTTCATCCGGGACGGCAGGCTGAAAGTGGATGATTCCGGCGCGGCTGACACCCTTCTTGTAGGCTCCATAGAGTCTTACAGCCTCCAGCCCGTGGCCTATTCATCGGACAACGTGGCCACCGAATATATCGTGAGCCTGGATATCCAGATAACCCACCGTTACGCCCGCAGGGAAAAAACGCTGACCAAACAAAGGGTGGCCATCACATGGCGGTATGTATCCCAAAGCGCCATCGCCGCCGCGGAGAGCCAGCGGCTTGCCGCCACCGAAGACGCCGCCAAACGCGCCGCCGAGACGCTGGTCTCCGTGGTGGTGGAGGCGTTTTAA